From one Saccharomyces cerevisiae S288C chromosome XVI, complete sequence genomic stretch:
- the RPC82 gene encoding DNA-directed RNA polymerase III subunit C82 (RNA polymerase III subunit C82) yields the protein MDELLGEALSAENQTGESTVESEKLVTPEDVMTISSLEQRTLNPDLFLYKELVKAHLGERAASVIGMLVALGRLSVRELVEKIDGMDVDSVKTTLVSLTQLRCVKYLQETAISGKKTTYYYYNEEGIHILLYSGLIIDEIITQMRVNDEEEHKQLVAEIVQNVISLGSLTVEDYLSSVTSDSMKYTISSLFVQLCEMGYLIQISKLHYTPIEDLWQFLYEKHYKNIPRNSPLSDLKKRSQAKMNAKTDFAKIINKPNELSQILTVDPKTSLRIVKPTVSLTINLDRFMKGRRSKQLINLAKTRVGSVTAQVYKIALRLTEQKSPKIRDPLTQTGLLQDLEEAKSFQDEAELVEEKTPGLTFNAIDLARHLPAELDLRGSLLSRKPSDNKKRSGSNAAASLPSKKLKTEDGFVIPALPAAVSKSLQESGDTQEEDEEEEDLDADTEDPHSASLINSHLKILASSNFPFLNETKPGVYYVPYSKLMPVLKSSVYEYVIASTLGPSAMRLSRCIRDNKLVSEKIINSTALMKEKDIRSTLASLIRYNSVEIQEVPRTADRSASRAVFLFRCKETHSYNFMRQNLEWNMANLLFKKEKLKQENSTLLKKANRDDVKGRENELLLPSELNQLKMVNERELNVFARLSRLLSLWEVFQMA from the coding sequence ATGGACGAGTTACTGGGAGAAGCGCTTAGTGCAGAGAACCAAACAGGTGAGAGCACTGTCGAATCTGAGAAGTTGGTCACCCCCGAAGATGTTATGACCATATCATCCTTGGAACAGAGAACCTTGAATCCCGATTTGTTTCTTTACAAAGAGTTGGTGAAGGCACATCTGGGTGAAAGAGCAGCTTCTGTAATTGGGATGTTGGTTGCGCTGGGCAGATTGAGTGTGCGCGAGTTAGTGGAGAAAATAGATGGTATGGATGTAGACAGCGTCAAGACGACACTAGTCTCATTAACTCAATTAAGGTGTGTTAAGTACCTGCAAGAAACAGCAATATCCGGGAAAAAAACGacttattattactataaCGAGGAAGGGATACACATTTTACTCTACTCAGGGTTGATTATTGACGAAATTATTACGCAAATGCGTGTAAACGACGAAGAGGAGCATAAACAGCTGGTGGCTGAAATTGTACAAAACGTTATATCATTAGGGTCCTTAACAGTGGAAGATTATCTAAGTAGTGTCACGTCAGATTCCATGAAGTACACCATTTCATCACTATTCGTGCAACTGTGTGAAATGGGATATCTTattcaaatatcaaaattgCATTATACCCCAATCGAAGATCTCTGGCAATTTTTATATGAAAAAcattacaaaaatattcCCAGAAACTCCCCGTTGTCcgatttgaagaaaagatccCAAGCCAAGATGAATGCGAAAACTGATTTTGCCAAAATCATAAATAAACCAAATGAGCTTTCACAAATCTTAACGGTTGATCCAAAGACCTCATTGAGGATTGTTAAACCTACAGTCTCTCTGACGATTAATTTGGATAGATTTATGAAAGGTAGAAGATCTAAACAATTGATTAACTTGGCCAAGACAAGAGTCGGCTCCGTCACAGCTCAAGTTTACAAAATTGCATTAAGACTCACAGAGCAAAAGTCTCCTAAAATTAGAGATCCACTAACTCAAACTGGGCTTTTACAAGATTTGGAGGAAGCAAAATCGTTTCAAGACGAAGCCGAACTTGTTGAGGAGAAGACACCAGGGCTTACCTTTAATGCTATTGACTTGGCAAGACATCTCCCCGCAGAATTGGACTTGCGTGGAAGCTTATTATCTAGAAAGCCCTCTGACAATAAAAAGCGTTCTGGCTCAAACGCTGCTGCATCATTACCCagtaaaaaattaaaaaccGAAGATGGATTTGTGATCCCGGCGCTACCTGCTGCTGTTTCCAAATCTCTTCAAGAAAGTGGAGATacacaagaagaagacgaagagGAGGAGGATTTGGATGCAGACACTGAGGATCCTCACTCAGcttctttgataaataGTCATTTAAAAATCCTAGCATCATCAAATTTCCCCTTTTTGAACGAAACCAAACCAGGTGTTTACTATGTTCCATATAGCAAACTAATGCCAGTATTAAAGTCATCTGTTTATGAGTATGTTATCGCGTCTACGTTGGGACCCTCAGCAATGCGTTTAAGCCGTTGTATTCGTGATAACAAGCTGGTGTCTGAGAAAATTATCAACTCAACTGCGTTAATGAAGGAAAAGGATATAAGATCTACATTAGCATCTTTAATTAGATACAATTCTGTGGAAATCCAGGAAGTTCCAAGAACAGCCGATAGATCAGCATCAAGGGcagtttttttgtttagATGCAAAGAAACGCATTCCTATAATTTCATGAGACAAAACTTGGAATGGAATATGGCaaatttactttttaaAAAGGAGAAATTAAAGCAAGAAAACTCTACATTATTAAAAAAGGCAAATAGAGATGATGTTAAAGGAAGAGAGAACGAACTACTATTACCAAGCGAATTGAATCAATTAAAGATGGTCAATGAAAGAGAGCTAAATGTTTTCGCTCGTTTATCGAGGTTGCTATCGCTTTGGGAAGTTTTCCAAATGGCATGA
- the HPA2 gene encoding histone acetyltransferase (Tetrameric histone acetyltransferase; has similarity to Gcn5p, Hat1p, Elp3p, and Hpa3p; acetylates histones H3 and H4 in vitro and exhibits autoacetylation activity; also acetylates polyamines), which produces MSNTSEDNITVRFVTENDKEGWQRLWKSYQDFYEVSFPDDLDDFNFGRFLDPNIKMWAAVAVESSSEKIIGMINFFNHMTTWDFKDKIYINDLYVDENSRVKGAGGKLIQFVYDEADKLGTPSVYWCTDESNHRAQLLYVKVGYKAPKILYKRKGY; this is translated from the coding sequence ATGTCCAACACTAGCGAAGATAACATTACCGTAAGGTTTGTAACCGAAAACGATAAGGAGGGTTGGCAAAGGCTTTGGAAATCCTATCAAGATTTTTATGAAGTCTCTTTTCCCGATGACTTGGACGATTTCAATTTCGGCAGATTCCTAGATCCTAACATTAAAATGTGGGCAGCCGTAGCTGTGGAAAGTTCGAGCGAAAAAATTATTGGAATgataaactttttcaacCATATGACTACTTGGGATTTCAAGGACAAGATATACATCAACGATCTCTATGTTGATGAGAATTCTAGGGTCAAAGGCGCGGGCGGCAAACTAATCCAATTTGTCTACGACGAAGCTGATAAACTGGGCACACCAAGCGTGTATTGGTGTACGGATGAGTCAAACCATAGAGCTCAGCTGCTATACGTCAAGGTCGGCTATAAAGCcccaaaaatattatacAAGAGGAAGGGATATTAA
- the AQY1 gene encoding Aqy1p (Spore-specific water channel; mediates the transport of water across cell membranes, developmentally controlled; may play a role in spore maturation, probably by allowing water outflow, may be involved in freeze tolerance) — protein MSSNDSNDTDKQHTRLDPTGVDDAYIPPEQPETKHHRFKISRDTLRDHFIAAVGEFCGTFMFLWCAYVICNVANHDVALVAAPDGSHPGQLIMIAIGFGFSVMFSIWCFAGVSGGALNPAMSLSLCLARAVSPTRCVVMWVSQIVAGMAAGGAASAMTPGEVLFANSLGLGCSRTRGLFLEMFGTAILCLTVLMTAVEKRETNFMAALPIGISLFIAHVALTAYTGTGVNPARSLGAAVAARYFPHYHWIYWIGTLLGSILAWSVWQLLQILDYTTYVTAEKAASTKEKAQKKGETSSSSAVAEV, from the coding sequence ATGTCTTCGAACGATTCGAACGATACCGACAAGCAACATACACGTCTGGATCCTACCGGTGTGGACGACGCCTACATCCCTCCGGAGCAGCCGGAAACAAAGCACCATCGCTTTAAAATCTCTAGGGACACCCTGAGAGACCACTTTATCGCTGCGGTCGGTGAGTTCTGCGGCACATTCATGTTTTTATGGTGCGCTTACGTTATCTGCAATGTCGCTAACCATGATGTCGCACTCGTTGCAGCGCCTGACGGTTCCCATCCGGGTCAATTGATTATGATTGCCATCGGTTTCGGATTTTCCGTCATGTTTTCTATCTGGTGTTTTGCCGGTGTCTCTGGTGGGGCTTTGAATCCTGCTATGTCGCTTTCGCTGTGCTTGGCGAGAGCCGTCTCTCCTACAAGATGTGTCGTTATGTGGGTTTCGCAGATTGTTGCTGGAATGGCCGCTGGAGGCGCTGCAAGCGCCATGACACCTGGTGAAGTCCTCTTTGCCAATTCTTTGGGCCTGGGCTGCTCTAGGACGAGGGGTCTGTTCCTGGAGATGTTCGGCACCGCTATCCTATGTTTAACAGTCTTAATGACGGCTGTGGAGAAGCGTGAAACCAACTTTATGGCTGCGCTGCCCATCGGCATCTCCCTGTTTATCGCACACGTCGCTTTGACTGCATACACAGGCACAGGTGTCAACCCTGCGAGGTCCTTGGGTGCTGCTGTCGCAGCCAGATACTTCCCTCATTACCACTGGATTTATTGGATTGGCACGCTGTTAGGATCCATTTTAGCATGGTCTGTATGGCAATTATTGCAAATCTTAGACTACACAACCTACGTTACCGCTGAAAAGGCTGCCAGCACCAAGGAAAAAgctcaaaaaaaaggtgaaaCCAGCAGTTCCTCTGCTGTGGCTGAAGTCTAA
- the QCR2 gene encoding ubiquinol--cytochrome-c reductase subunit 2 (Subunit 2 of ubiquinol cytochrome-c reductase (Complex III); Complex III is a component of the mitochondrial inner membrane electron transport chain; phosphorylated; transcription is regulated by Hap1p, Hap2p/Hap3p, and heme) — MLSAARLQFAQGSVRRLTVSARDAPTKISTLAVKVHGGSRYATKDGVAHLLNRFNFQNTNTRSALKLVRESELLGGTFKSTLDREYITLKATFLKDDLPYYVNALADVLYKTAFKPHELTESVLPAARYDYAVAEQCPVKSAEDQLYAITFRKGLGNPLLYDGVERVSLQDIKDFADKVYTKENLEVSGENVVEADLKRFVDESLLSTLPAGKSLVSKSEPKFFLGEENRVRFIGDSVAAIGIPVNKASLAQYEVLANYLTSALSELSGLISSAKLDKFTDGGLFTLFVRDQDSAVVSSNIKKIVADLKKGKDLSPAINYTKLKNAVQNESVSSPIELNFDAVKDFKLGKFNYVAVGDVSNLPYLDEL; from the coding sequence ATGTTGTCAGCAGCTAGATTGCAATTTGCCCAGGGGTCAGTTAGAAGGTTGACCGTTTCCGCTAGAGACGCACCTACTAAAATATCTACATTGGCTGTTAAGGTCCATGGAGGGTCTCGTTATGCAACCAAGGATGGTGTGGCCCATCTTTTAAACAGATTCAACTTTCAAAACACGAACACTAGATCAGCTTTGAAATTAGTCAGAGAATCCGAATTATTAGGGGGAACTTTTAAGTCTACCTTGGATAGGGAATACATCACTTTGAAAGCTACCTTTTTGAAGGACGACCTTCCCTACTACGTCAATGCCCTAGCAGACGTGCTATACAAGACTGCCTTCAAACCTCACGAGCTCACCGAATCTGTTTTGCCTGCTGCTAGATACGATTATGCGGTCGCTGAACAATGTCCGGTAAAGAGCGCCGAAGACCAATTGTATGCCATTACATTCAGAAAGGGTTTAGGAAACCCATTGTTATACGATGGTGTGGAAAGAGTCAGTTTGCAAGATATCAAGGACTTTGCGGACAAAGTCTATACCAAGGAGAACCTTGAAGTTAGCGGTGAAAATGTTGTTGAGGCcgatttgaaaagatttgTTGACGAGTCACTGTTAAGCACTTTGCCTGCAGGTAAGTCATTGGTGAGTAAATCCGAAccaaaattctttttgggTGAAGAAAACAGGGTAAGGTTTATCGGTGACTCCGTTGCCGCCATTGGTATCCCGGTAAACAAAGCCTCCCTAGCTCAATATGAAGTATTGGCCAACTATTTGACCTCTGCCCTATCCGAGCTTTCCGGTTTAATCAGCTCGGCTAAACTTGATAAATTCACTGACGGCGGCCTATTTACTCTGTTTGTAAGAGACCAGGACAGCGCCGTGGTATCTTCCAacatcaagaaaattgttGCGGATTTGAAGAAGGGCAAGGACTTATCCCCTGCAATAAATTACACAAAGTTAAAGAATGCCGTCCAAAATGAATCTGTTTCCAGCCCAATTGAACTAAATTTTGACGCCGTGAAGGACTTTAAGTTGGGAAAATTCAACTATGTAGCCGTCGGTGATGTTTCCAACTTGCCATATTTGGACGAATTGTAA